A single Xylanimonas cellulosilytica DSM 15894 DNA region contains:
- a CDS encoding carbohydrate ABC transporter permease — translation MTTPALTRGAASRRLLVGRTGAWRYLQPVVAIAAVVLLIGMPLWIMVVTAGKSQAEAQRPNLSLPTTWYLWENFATVWDQGRVPAALLGSFLIVLPSVFGVLVLGSLAAWILARRKSRLISALYALAISGVVLPPAVVTIVLLLRQIGLAGTGVGMVGVYMGMYMSTVIFFVTGFIRTIPHELEEAARVDGAKPLRVFWHVILPLLVPVLATATILICLYVWNDVFFAFFVIGGRIDTLPLNLFQVASAGLHLNNWHLIFAYVILMSLPLLIVFIVAQRKIISGITSGAVK, via the coding sequence GTGACAACACCAGCCCTCACTCGCGGTGCGGCCAGCCGCCGCCTGCTCGTCGGGCGCACCGGAGCCTGGCGGTATCTCCAGCCGGTCGTCGCGATCGCCGCGGTGGTTCTGCTCATCGGCATGCCGCTCTGGATCATGGTCGTCACGGCGGGGAAGTCCCAGGCGGAGGCCCAGCGTCCGAACCTTTCCCTGCCGACCACCTGGTACCTCTGGGAGAACTTCGCCACCGTGTGGGATCAGGGCCGGGTTCCCGCAGCCCTGCTGGGTTCGTTCCTCATCGTGCTGCCCTCGGTGTTCGGCGTGCTGGTGCTCGGCTCACTCGCCGCGTGGATCCTCGCTCGGCGCAAGTCGCGACTCATATCGGCTCTGTACGCGCTGGCGATCTCCGGGGTCGTCCTGCCGCCAGCCGTCGTCACGATCGTGCTGCTGCTGCGCCAGATCGGTCTCGCCGGCACCGGCGTCGGCATGGTGGGCGTCTACATGGGCATGTACATGTCCACGGTGATCTTCTTCGTCACGGGGTTCATCCGGACGATCCCTCACGAGCTCGAGGAAGCCGCGCGGGTCGACGGCGCCAAGCCACTGCGCGTGTTCTGGCACGTGATCCTGCCGCTGCTCGTCCCAGTCCTGGCCACCGCGACGATCCTCATCTGCCTCTACGTCTGGAACGACGTCTTCTTCGCGTTCTTCGTCATCGGCGGCCGGATCGACACGCTGCCCCTCAACCTCTTCCAGGTAGCGAGCGCGGGACTCCACCTGAACAACTGGCACCTGATCTTTGCCTACGTGATCCTGATGAGCCTTCCTCTGCTCATCGTGTTCATCGTCGCGCAGCGCAAGATCATCTCCGGCATCACGTCTGGTGCGGTGAAGTAA
- a CDS encoding carbohydrate ABC transporter permease, which produces MSAGTAAVGRVRARKSHPVSFLIPAFAVLAVFYFLPTIFNFIYAMTDWSGFRAEINFVGFRNFADLLRSGTLLSSLRITIVFAVLVAVFQNFFGMILALLLERDTKVNRFARVMFFIPVIMSALAVGYVWQAMLRPDGGVNQFLGSFLGREITVAWLGSTTWTIVVVALVHSWKWMGLSMLIYLAGLKTINEDVLEAARLDGAGSWRIFKDIRFPLLAPAVTFNVATALLGSMNGFDIVQATTGGGPAGSTELLNIFIFRTFGQGLFAQATTMSLVLFLVVVALAFPVIRTLRKREEVL; this is translated from the coding sequence ATGTCCGCCGGCACCGCCGCTGTGGGACGGGTGCGGGCGCGGAAGAGCCACCCGGTCTCCTTCCTGATCCCCGCCTTCGCCGTCCTCGCCGTCTTCTACTTCCTCCCGACGATCTTCAACTTCATCTACGCGATGACGGACTGGTCAGGCTTCCGAGCGGAGATCAACTTCGTCGGGTTCCGGAACTTTGCCGACCTCCTGCGGTCCGGCACGCTGCTCAGCTCGCTGAGAATCACCATCGTGTTCGCCGTGCTGGTCGCGGTGTTCCAGAACTTCTTCGGGATGATCCTCGCGCTGCTGCTCGAGAGGGACACGAAGGTCAACCGTTTCGCACGAGTGATGTTCTTCATCCCCGTCATCATGTCCGCGCTCGCCGTGGGTTACGTCTGGCAGGCGATGCTGCGCCCCGACGGCGGCGTCAACCAGTTCCTTGGTTCCTTCCTGGGGCGTGAGATCACCGTCGCCTGGCTGGGTTCGACGACGTGGACGATCGTCGTCGTCGCACTCGTCCACTCCTGGAAGTGGATGGGCCTGTCGATGCTCATCTACCTGGCCGGCCTCAAGACCATCAACGAGGACGTCCTCGAGGCTGCCCGCCTCGACGGGGCGGGCTCGTGGCGCATCTTCAAGGACATCCGGTTCCCGCTGCTCGCCCCCGCGGTCACCTTCAACGTCGCCACGGCGCTCCTCGGCTCCATGAACGGCTTCGACATCGTGCAGGCCACGACCGGTGGTGGCCCGGCCGGCTCGACGGAGCTGCTCAACATCTTCATCTTCCGGACGTTCGGCCAGGGCCTGTTCGCTCAGGCCACGACGATGAGCCTCGTGCTGTTCCTCGTGGTCGTCGCCCTCGCGTTCCCGGTGATCCGCACTCTTCGCAAGCGGGAGGAAGTCCTGTGA